AGATTCATCAAAATAGAGCGTATTTAAACGTATCCAAACACTATCACCCTTTTCTAAATATACATATTGCTGCTCAGGACTATGATTGAAGTGGTATAAACCATCGCTTACGTTATCAAACTGGAATGAGAATCTGTTATTTTCGTCAAGTTTAGCAGAATCCAGAGCATCGCTTCCTTTGAAAAGCACTACATACTCACTTGTTGGATTGACAATTTCCCCAGCGAAGAAAACACTCTGGTCATTCCTTTCAGGTGTATTACATCCAATTAAACATAAAGCAAGAGCAATAGGTAAAAATTTATCCATACACAAAATGGGCAACATTTAGGACCAAAAATAAGGATACCACACTTCGCTCCTTGTTAATACCTAGTTAAAAATTAATGGATTAGGATGAAAGGATGATTGTAGGGGATGATATGAAATGTTTATTGGTTTTAGCCTTTAAAATTCTGTATTTTTGCACGGATTTTTAAATCGTACCCTATGTTATCAGTATCCAATTTATCAGTTCAGTTTGGAAAAAGAATATTATTCGATGAAGTCAACGTGTCCTTTACGGAGGGTAACTGTTATGGAATAATTGGAGCCAATGGAGCAGGGAAATCGACCTTTTTAAAAATATTATCGGGACAGATGGACCCCACATCCGGCCATGTACATCTGGAGCCTGGTAAAAGAATGTCCATTTTGGAGCAGGACCATAATGCGTCAGACGAGTACACTGTTCTGGAGACCGTGGTCAAAGGCAATAAGCCACTCTACGATATAAAAAAGGAAATTGATGCCTTGTATGCCGATTACAATGATGAAAATGCCGATAGAATAGGGGAGTTACAAGTGCAATTCGAAGAAATGAATGGCTGGAATGCAGATAGCGATGCGGCCGCTCTGCTTTCAAATCTGGGTATTGGTGAGGAAATGCACTATACATTGATGGCGGATATGGATTCCAAACTCAAGGTTAGGGTCCTTTTGGCCCAAGCCCTTTTTGGTAGTCCAGATGTATTGATCATGGATGAGCCTACGAATGATTTGGATTATGAGACCATCAATTGGTTGGAGAACTTTTTGGCCGATTATGAAAACACGGTAATTGTAGTATCACATGACCGTCATTTCTTGGATACAGTCTGTACCCACATTGGGGATATCGACTTTGGCAAATTGAACCTATATTCCGGAAATTATACTTTCTGGTATGAAAGTAGTCAGTTGGCGGCAAGACAAAGGGCACAACAAAATAAAAAGGCAGAGGAAAAAGCCAAGGAATTGCAAGAGTTTATTATGCGCTTTAGTGCAAACGTGGCAAAAAGCAAGCAGGCTACTTCCAGAAAGAAAATGTTGTCCAAATTGAAAGTGGATGATATAAAACCTTCCAGCAGAAGATACCCTGCAATTATTTTTGAGAGAGAACGTGAAGCGGGTGATCAAATACTGAATGTGGATGGTTTAAAAGCTACTACGGAAGAGGGCGAAGTTTTGTTCGATAATGTCAACATTAATCTAGCAAAAGGAGATAAAATAGCTGTTATTTCAAGGGATTCTAGGGCAACCTCGGCCTTTTATGAAATTATCAACGGAAATAAAAAGGCGGATCACGGAAAATATAGTTGGGGGATTACAACTACGCAATCCTATTTACCTGCGGATAATTCCAGTTTTTTTACCCAAGATATCAACTTGGTAGATTGGTTAAGACAATGGGCAAAGACGGAGGAAGAGCGTGAAGAAGTTTATATAAGGGGGTTTTTGGGTAAAATGTTGTTTAGTGGAGAAGAGGCCCTTAAAAAGTGTACCGTACTCTCTGGAGGAGAAAAAGTCAGGTGTATGTTAAGCAGGATGATGATGCTAAGAGCAAATGTGCTTATGTTGGATGAACCTACGAACCATTTAGATCTGGAGAGTATCACGGCATTCAATAATTCCTTAAAGAATTTTAAGGGAACGGTGCTCTTTACCACCCATGATCACGAGTTTGCACAAACTGTTGCCAACAGAATCATAGAATTGACACCCAAAGGCAACATTGACCGATATTCTACGTTTGATGAATATATGTCGGACAAGGCATTGAAGGAACAGAGGGGCAAGATGTATGCTGTTCCTGCATAAGGAAGTATAACCCAAATCTATACATCATGAAGACCTACACCTACAAGGTCGGCATATTGCTGATGGCTTTATTGGCCGCATGCAGTAAACCTGCCGCAGAGCCCCAAGAGAATGAGACCCCTTTATCTATTAAAGCAGATTATACCCTTTTGATGGATCAAAACGGTGTTTTTGCGACTCAAAGTATCTTATCATCTGAAAATGGAATGGTACCAGAAACTCATGATTTGAATTTCCCGTCATTTCCATCAACAGAAATTTCCTATGCAGATGGAAATACATTTAGTTTTTTTGAAGTCACATCGGATTGTAAGGGAAAGGTTTTAAGGTATGATTTTGATTCTGGTGACTATCAATTGATTGAAACCTTTTTGAATCTAGATGCATGTGACTTAAATATTACAGCCATCGCACACGATAACACCCATGTTTTCCTAAGCTTTATTAAAAGTGAAGTAGGTAAATCAGATGCTTATTTCGTTAGGATTATCAATTTGAACGATACCGAAAGTGCAGTTGATGTGGAGCTTGGTTTAAAACCAATGTATTTGGTTCCTAGTCAGGAAAAAGTATTTGTACTTGCCCACGACGTTGAAATTACCGATGAAAATGGAGTCATTGTCATAGATATCAATGGTCAATCTACTGTTTATGAAAAGCTAATTGGATTTAATGCGAAGAAAATCTTTAAGACACCGGATGGCAATATCGTAATCAGTTACCCAGAACTACATACAAAAATGAATAGTAGTACTTTTGAGGAGCTGTATACTCAATATGGAGAGACACTACGTCCCAATTTATACGCATCCACATACTATGAATTTGATTCGACCGATAAGTTGTACTATACCATGAACACAGAGGATAATCAAATTATGAAAATCCCTGCCGTTTATGATTTTCAAGCCAATAAGGCTACGTTGTACTATTTTGATAACTTTTTGTCTGATATTCAATCCACGGAACTAAACATTAAATCAGCATCTGCTATAGGATATGATGAGAAGAACGGATTCATTCTAGTGGGATACCAAAAAAACGGCAACGGTAATACTGGGGGTATACTTCGCTTAACACCAACACCAGATTTCACCTATGTTGATAACGTTGACTTGGAAGGTATTCCAAAGGCCATCATGGTACAATAAAAACTTCCTAGGCATTATAGTATTTACTATTCCATATGGCGGGACTAAAGTTTTTCCCTAGGGCAAATCCATAGAAAATTGCAACGGCAACTATGCTTTTGAACGTGAAGAAAAATAATATTCCAAACTCCGCCACCGAATTCGATTTTGAAAATAACCCGTTGGGAATTAAAAGAGTGGTCAAGTAACTAATTAGAACAATTACAAAAATTAGGTTTCCCACGTTCTTAAAAGGCCACATCATCATTTTCCTGAAAGGATGTAGATCATTGCCCCATTTATGGATTAGATAATAGTATCCGTTGCCTATTGGGGCAAACAAAAGAGGATCATCCTTATCCTCCAATTTAAACAACCTAGAAGGTGCAATTATCTTAAAGCCTTTGATTTCAATGGTATGCTCTTGTTCCAACTTTCTAATTTTGGCATAGGCTTCGACCGGTATTTCACCTTTAAAGTATTTGCTGTCCAAAAACCTTAGTCTATAATCGATACATAGGCTTTTTATTTGATCGATGTGAAAAATTTTATCGGACTCCAAAAGGTCAAAATCAAAGGAATTGATATCGGAAACAGTGTCGGTCAAGGAGAGATTGTCTTCAATACGAGAGTAGCTTTTATCCACCTGATCAAGGATATTTCTTACCTCACTCAATATATTCTCTTCTGACTTTCTTTGCTTTTCTTTTTCTAAATGTAACTTTTCTAAAAGGTTCGTTTTTCGAAATAGCATATTCTTTTTTTTAGCAACTCTTTCAAAGTTAGACAATAAATAAAATTAGTATTGACCACAAAATCCTTAATGAATGTTAAAAATATGTTAAATCAAATTCTAGGCACTTCCTCCTGCTATGCCTTTTGAACCTAAGATTGTATATTGTCCTCAATAGTTGACCATTCGTCGATTATGTGCCATTGCCCCTAACCAAGAACCTTGAATATGAAAAACTGGACATCCCCCATGTCTCTTTTACTCTTGCTTTTTTTCGCTTTTAGTAATGCGCAAGAACCCCAAAACGAACAATCCTCAACAAGCCTGATTCATTTTGGGAATTCTATTTTATCTAATACTGAAAATACAACCAGTCATAGTGTATTATTGGCGGCACTCAGGGCTTCGGATTTAGATTGTCTTTTGGACTACGACGCCCAATTCACAGTTTTCGCCCCTTCCAATGCCGCTTTTAACAAGCTTTCTGATGTTACCAAAAAATTACTTCTAAACCCAGACAACAAAGAAAAGCTTAAGGCTATAATGTCCTATCATATTATTGCAGGCAAGTTATCGGCCTCTAATATTTTAAGGGCTATGTGCCGGGGAAACGGCGAGGCCTCATTTACTACTATTTTAGGTGAAAAAATAACGGCCACTATGAACGGAATAGATATTGTCTTAACCGATAACAAAGGTAACAAGGCCAAGATAGTTACCGCAGATTCCGAACAGAGCAACGGATTTATACATGAAATAGATAGTGTATTCTTTCCTGTAAACTTGTTTTAACCTTACCTAAGTTCTGCCCCAAGTTCCCTTTCATAGTTGTTTTGGAGCTTGTTCATAATTTTATCTATTTGCTTATCCGTCAAGGTACTGGACGTGTCCTTTAACGTAAAACTAACCGCATATGATTTTTTACCCGCCGGTAACTTATCACCCTGATATACATCAAATAAACTTATGTTTGTTAATAGCTTTCGTTCCGTCTTGAAGCCTAAATCGTATACTTCTTTAAACGTGGTGGAATTGTCCAACATAAGTGCAAAATCCCTTTTTACTTCAGGATATTTTGAAATCTCCCGAAAAGTGATTCCCGTTTTATTAAGGCTATTCAAAATATCGTCCCATTTAAAATCGG
This window of the Maribacter cobaltidurans genome carries:
- a CDS encoding ABC-F family ATP-binding cassette domain-containing protein, whose protein sequence is MLSVSNLSVQFGKRILFDEVNVSFTEGNCYGIIGANGAGKSTFLKILSGQMDPTSGHVHLEPGKRMSILEQDHNASDEYTVLETVVKGNKPLYDIKKEIDALYADYNDENADRIGELQVQFEEMNGWNADSDAAALLSNLGIGEEMHYTLMADMDSKLKVRVLLAQALFGSPDVLIMDEPTNDLDYETINWLENFLADYENTVIVVSHDRHFLDTVCTHIGDIDFGKLNLYSGNYTFWYESSQLAARQRAQQNKKAEEKAKELQEFIMRFSANVAKSKQATSRKKMLSKLKVDDIKPSSRRYPAIIFEREREAGDQILNVDGLKATTEEGEVLFDNVNINLAKGDKIAVISRDSRATSAFYEIINGNKKADHGKYSWGITTTQSYLPADNSSFFTQDINLVDWLRQWAKTEEEREEVYIRGFLGKMLFSGEEALKKCTVLSGGEKVRCMLSRMMMLRANVLMLDEPTNHLDLESITAFNNSLKNFKGTVLFTTHDHEFAQTVANRIIELTPKGNIDRYSTFDEYMSDKALKEQRGKMYAVPA
- a CDS encoding fasciclin domain-containing protein codes for the protein MKNWTSPMSLLLLLFFAFSNAQEPQNEQSSTSLIHFGNSILSNTENTTSHSVLLAALRASDLDCLLDYDAQFTVFAPSNAAFNKLSDVTKKLLLNPDNKEKLKAIMSYHIIAGKLSASNILRAMCRGNGEASFTTILGEKITATMNGIDIVLTDNKGNKAKIVTADSEQSNGFIHEIDSVFFPVNLF